From a single Tachypleus tridentatus isolate NWPU-2018 chromosome 6, ASM421037v1, whole genome shotgun sequence genomic region:
- the LOC143253860 gene encoding uncharacterized protein LOC143253860, with amino-acid sequence MSVNGVLLVIVKFICLLRFGVSKSGSWTIKWEDLRKESEELFSCEKESTNVCFSPNNNDENPTMMNSTAFSQRACFCDNDCFDYGDCCIDIAGMRPYSDVHWVCRSLFGDWLSFYVVATCTSQWTSSIVRSFCERDPSELEDGDFYTYIRQLPVYSNRTSILYANIFCALCNNDPHVQYWDLVVSCVGHNNNSGSQVSAHELLKSEYSPQTTSWKVTKENETLFCQANVSLQSLSHYYPIRRCKQSISNCSPNWHNEATKQRCAFYTSYVHNVDRHNNLLGTYRNIHCAKCNNISSKDLSCSFPTSSGRMNDWLDIHTHPSLVLLLEIGVGKQSCGRKGVYVDIGQGPECLLVSCGKFYVQKGYICTPTNDSEYINQTGIRKDCLKVQLEDHKFVVLSNNSIYVKSSDKVFKPGEYEVSHEVNGTVKHILVCLEEFIVKFSPLQNIISVVTLCFSITCLTAHLMVFLIVSQLRNLPGKVLISLSTSLLLADCSFLAGNYSQGTGLLCQILGITTHFLYLAAFFWMNVMAVDTFQTFRTCRQKLHDQKHLFQKYALYSWFSPALVVILSVLVDNFVTDNPYQPAYGQFWCWFSKKKALLVFFALPVGLIVSVNFLLFILTAKSLNKTMKQTKRVTKLSDKVRFLLYVKLVLALGITWTFGFIAAFSGISVLWYPFIVLKGLQGALIFIAFTCKKRIFLLFRQNIKCLSKTYPRQRWPTVQTTLASTSFSVTALVLRKRIQDLVLSNEENNR; translated from the coding sequence ATGAGTGTTAACGGAGTTTTGTTGGTCAtagttaagtttatttgtttgttacgtTTTGGTGTTAGTAAAAGCGGGTCATGGACAATTAAATGGGAAGATCTAAGAAAAGAAAGCGAAGAACTATTTTCTTGTGAGAAAGAATCCACTAACGTTTGTTTTAGCCCTAACAATAATGATGAAAACCCAACAATGATGAACTCCACCGCTTTCAGTCAACGTGCCTGTTTTTGTGACAATGACTGTTTTGATTACGGAGATTGTTGTATAGACATTGCAGGAATGCGACCTTACTCTGATGTCCACTGGGTTTGTCGCTCATTATTTGGGGATTGGCTTTCTTTTTATGTGGTAGCGACGTGTACCAGCCAATGGACATCATCAATCGTTCGTTCATTCTGCGAAAGAGATCCATCTGAGCTGGAAGACGGCGACTTCTATACCTACATCAGACAACTTCCAGTGTATAGCAACAGAACGTCCATCTTGTATGCAAATATTTTTTGTGCCTTATGTAATAATGATCCTCACGTTCAGTACTGGGATCTGGTAGTTTCCTGTGTTGGGCACAATAACAACAGCGGTTCTCAAGTGTCTGCTCACGAGCTACTGAAGAGTGAGTACAGTCCTCAGACCACAAGTTGGAAAGTTACAAAGGAAAATGAAACTTTGTTTTGTCAGGCTAATGTTTCTCTCCAGAGTTTATCCCATTATTATCCAATTCGTCGATGCAAGCAATCTATTTCAAACTGCTCTCCAAATTGGCACAACGAGGCAACGAAGCAAAGATGTGCTTTTTATACCTCTTACGTTCATAATGTCGACCGCCACAACAACCTACTTGGAACCTACAGAAATATCCATTGTGctaaatgtaataacatttcttcCAAAGACTTATCGTGTTCTTTTCCTACCTCATCAGGACGCATGAACGATTGGTTAGATATCCACACACATCCATCGCTAGTGTTATTACTTGAGATAGGTGTAGGGAAACAATCTTGTGGTCGTAAAGGTGTATATGTGGACATAGGTCAAGGACCAGAATGCTTGCTAGTGTCATGTGGCAAGTTCTATGTGCAAAAAGGTTACATCTGCACACCAACAAATGATAGCGAATATATCAACCAAACAGGGATTAGAAAAGACTGTTTGAAAGTTCAGCTGGAAGATCACAAGTTTGTTGTCTTGTCTAACAATTCAATTTATGTGAAAAGCTCTGATAAAGTATTCAAACCTGGAGAGTATGAGGTGTCGCATGAGGTCAATGGAACAGTCAAACATATTCTGGTGTGTTTGGAAGAGTTTATTGTCAAGTTTTCACCACTGCAAAATATTATATCAGTTGTGACTCTCTGTTTCTCAATCACTTGTCTCACGGCTCACCTTATGGTGTTTCTGATAGTGTCTCAACTCAGGAACTTGCCTGGTAAAGTTCTCATATCTTTATCCACCTCGTTGCTTCTAGCGGATTGCTCCTTTCTGGCTGGAAACTACAGTCAGGGAACCGGTCTTCTATGTCAGATTCTGGGCATCACAACACACTTCTTGTATCTAGCAGCTTTCTTCTGGATGAACGTCATGGCGGTAGacacatttcaaacatttcgGACTTGTCGTCAGAAACTCCATGATCAAAAGCACCTATTCCAAAAATATGCTCTTTATAGCTGGTTTTCTCCTGCACTTGTGGTTATTTTATCGGTGTTAGTGGACAATTTTGTTACAGATAACCCATACCAACCAGCTTATGGTCAGTTCTGGTGTTGGTTCAGCAAGAAAAAGGCTCTCTTGGTGTTCTTTGCATTACCTGTTGGATTAATTGTTTCTGTCaactttttactgtttattcTGACAgctaaaagtttaaacaaaacaatgaaacaaacaaagcGAGTGACCAAACTATCCGACAAAGTTCGATTTCTCCTGTACGTTAAGCTGGTTCTAGCTTTGGGCATAACCTGGACTTTTGGATTTATTGCTGCCTTTTCAGGAATCTCTGTATTGTGGTACCCATTCATTGTTCTCAAAGGGCTTCAGGGAGCGCTTATATTCATCGCTTTTACCTGTAAGAAaagaatatttcttctttttcgacaaaacataaaatgtctGAGTAAAACCTACCCGCGGCAAAGATGGCCAACCGTACAGACGACATTAGCTTCTACTTCATTTTCTGTAACTGCGTTGGTTCTTAGAAAACGAATCCAAGATTTAGTTTTGTCTAATGAAGAAAATAACCGCTAA